GGCATCGGCGAGTACACGGCGGCCGCGGTGGCCTCCTTCGCGTACGGTCAGCGGCACCCCGTACTGGACACCAACGTCCGCCGGGTTCTCGCCCGCGCCGTCACCGGCGTGCAGTACCCGCCGAACGCGACCACCGCCGCCGAGCGCAAGCTCGCCCGCGCCCTGCTCCCCGACGACGAGCGCACCGCCGCGCGCTGGGCCGCCGCCTCCATGGAACTCGGCGCGCTGGTGTGCACCGCCAAGAACGAGTCGTGTCACCGCTGCCCGATCGCCACGCAGTGCGCCTGGCGGCTCGCGGGCAAGCCGGAGCACGACGGCCCGCCGCGCCGGGGCCAGACGTACGCCGGTACCGACCGCCAGGTGCGCGGCAAGCTGCTCGCCGTACTCCGCGAGGCCCACACGCCCGTCCCGCAGGCGGCCCTCGACCGGGTGTGGCACGAGCCGGTGCAGCGCGCCCGCGCTCTGGACGGGCTGGTCGCGGACGGTCTGGTGGAGCCGTTGCCGGGCGGGATGTACCGACTGCCGCTGACCTGATGCCCGCCCTGGCCGGCAAGGGCGGCAAGGAAGGCGGACTGACGCACAGTCACATCACAGCCGTAAGGTCTCCGCGACACACCACACACAGCGGTCGCACGGCCGCCGCACGGCCATGACCCCACCAAATCACCCCATACCAACCCCAACCGATCGACCGTTTTACCCCTTTCCTGATTCCGTTACACAACCGACGGACAGCCGAGCGCTAGCCGCAGGCTGCTTCGGACAGC
Above is a window of Streptomyces sp. DT2A-34 DNA encoding:
- a CDS encoding A/G-specific adenine glycosylase, with translation MTAPTKPPHSHPADAGSDAPLTQPLQELAQPLQETVIDWFDENARDLPWRRPEAGPWGVMVSEFMLQQTPVNRVLPVYEQWLARWPRPADLAKEAPGEAVRAWGRLGYPRRALRLHGAAVAIAERHGGDVPTDHAQLLALPGIGEYTAAAVASFAYGQRHPVLDTNVRRVLARAVTGVQYPPNATTAAERKLARALLPDDERTAARWAAASMELGALVCTAKNESCHRCPIATQCAWRLAGKPEHDGPPRRGQTYAGTDRQVRGKLLAVLREAHTPVPQAALDRVWHEPVQRARALDGLVADGLVEPLPGGMYRLPLT